TTTCATAAAAAAGAAAGCTCAGGAACCACCCTGAGCTTTCAACTAAATTAAAAACCAACTTTAAACCAAAAGCTTTAAATTGAACCTAATCAATTTCTTTTTAACAGCTGTTACTTATATAACAACCAACTTTCGTTTTACCCTACCCATAAATCGTATTATTTTTGCATTTATATAAATTATAGGTATGATCTATTCATTTTTTGAAGAATTAAGTACTGAAATACATAACGGAATAACCGAGAGAGGTCACCCGTTCAGGTTCATTACTATGGCTACGGTAGGCAATGAAACTATTGCCCGCTTACGTACCGTTGTACTTCGTGAGGTTAGCGAAGATTTGCGCCTAACTATATATACCGATAGCCGCACGCAGAAGATAAAACACATTACCGTAAATAATCAGGTTAGCTTTTTACTTTATCATCCTGAAAAAATGCTACAATTAAAAGTTGAAGGGACAACCCAAATAGTAACCGATACCGATAGATTATCTACGACTTGGCAAAATATTCAACCCAACAGCAGAAAAGATTACATTACAGAAACTAGCCCGGGCAGTGCAATTAAAAACCCTGATCATGTGGAATATATTGAAGAAGAAAACTACTTCGCCATACTAGATATTATTCCAACAAAAATTGAATACTTAAAACTACAACGGCCCAATCATATTAGGGCATTATTTACAAAGACCGATGATAATTGGAACGGCGAATTTTTAGTTCCTTAATTTACAAAGAAGTATAAATTTTCTTTTTCTTTCCCAAAACCAATAAGACTATCTACAGGTGTGGCCTGTTTTACGTTAGATGGATTAATCGTTATTTCAACTTCCCTCTCATGTTTCAATTCTAAAGCGGTTAACGAATAATCATCTGCTGAGAGTATGGTTCGCTCGGGATATAACAAACGCACATTACCTGCATAAGTTACATTAGGAAGCACCCATTGATATTCATCGTAATTCACTTTTAATTTATTAACAACTGGCTCAAAACCAAAATGGACAGATGATGGTATGTTCAATAATTTCTCTATTGGGGTTCTTATTGTTTGTATTCCTATTACCAGAATAAAAATCCAAAAACCAACAAGAACTAATTTCTGATTGTTTTTAAAACTATTAGACTCTATTAGCAGAACCATAAATGGAATAAAAAGCGGCATCAACCACCTTGTCTCTACTTTCTGACTTTGAAAAATGAGA
The genomic region above belongs to Maribacter hydrothermalis and contains:
- a CDS encoding pyridoxamine 5'-phosphate oxidase family protein, whose product is MIYSFFEELSTEIHNGITERGHPFRFITMATVGNETIARLRTVVLREVSEDLRLTIYTDSRTQKIKHITVNNQVSFLLYHPEKMLQLKVEGTTQIVTDTDRLSTTWQNIQPNSRKDYITETSPGSAIKNPDHVEYIEEENYFAILDIIPTKIEYLKLQRPNHIRALFTKTDDNWNGEFLVP